One segment of Gordonia terrae DNA contains the following:
- a CDS encoding vitamin K epoxide reductase family protein: protein MSDSALTSSEAGPDDDRAHLAEAVRSWTRIVAWLLSVGGAIGFVAAFVLTVERFELAADPDYVPSCNFNPVLSCGSVMAEPQAALFGFPNPLLGIAGFAVAVTTGMALLAGARLAGWYWAGLQVGVTAAMVFIGWLIYSSLYSIGALCPYCMVVWAVTLPIFVFVSVRNAHASGLTSRSRLALVLARNHAPILVVGVGLVIVLIAVRFWSYWSSLY, encoded by the coding sequence GTGAGTGACAGTGCGCTGACCAGTTCGGAGGCCGGGCCCGACGACGACCGGGCCCACCTGGCCGAGGCCGTGCGTTCGTGGACGCGAATCGTCGCCTGGCTGCTGAGTGTCGGCGGGGCCATCGGGTTCGTCGCCGCGTTCGTGCTGACCGTGGAACGGTTCGAACTGGCCGCCGACCCCGACTACGTGCCGTCCTGCAACTTCAATCCCGTGCTGAGCTGCGGTTCGGTGATGGCCGAGCCGCAGGCGGCGCTCTTCGGCTTCCCGAACCCGTTGCTCGGCATCGCCGGTTTCGCGGTCGCGGTCACGACCGGGATGGCGCTGCTGGCCGGGGCCCGCCTCGCGGGGTGGTACTGGGCGGGGCTGCAGGTCGGGGTCACCGCCGCCATGGTGTTCATCGGGTGGCTCATCTACTCGAGCCTGTACTCGATCGGGGCGTTGTGCCCCTACTGCATGGTGGTGTGGGCGGTCACCCTGCCGATCTTCGTCTTCGTCAGTGTGCGCAACGCGCATGCGAGTGGTCTCACCTCGCGTTCGCGCCTCGCGCTGGTCCTCGCGCGCAATCACGCCCCGATCCTCGTCGTGGGCGTCGGCCTCGTGATCGTGCTGATCGCGGTCCGGTTCTGGTCGTACTGGTCGAGCCTGTACTGA
- a CDS encoding TetR/AcrR family transcriptional regulator → MAIGRPAEGSAEVQRAPRARMTGAQRRLQLIEVARGLFAERGFEGTSIEEIAQRAGVSKPIVYEHFGGKEGLYAVVVDREMETLLEMVTSSLSKNRSLYRIQQVALALLTYMEERTDGFRILVRGDSTASTDETATYSSLLNDAISQVEHILANDFERRGFDPTLAPLYAQALVGMVSVTAQWWLDVREPPKEVVAAHLVNLCWNGLTRLDPDPTLVGPDYVESLKRTRVDDA, encoded by the coding sequence ATGGCTATCGGGCGTCCAGCGGAGGGTTCGGCCGAGGTGCAGCGCGCGCCCCGGGCGAGGATGACGGGCGCGCAGCGGCGATTGCAGCTCATCGAAGTCGCTCGGGGTCTGTTCGCCGAGCGCGGTTTCGAGGGCACGTCGATCGAGGAGATCGCGCAGCGGGCCGGCGTCTCGAAGCCGATCGTGTACGAGCACTTCGGCGGCAAGGAGGGGCTGTATGCGGTCGTCGTGGACCGCGAGATGGAGACCCTGCTCGAGATGGTCACCTCGTCGCTCTCGAAGAACCGGTCGCTCTACCGCATCCAGCAGGTGGCTCTCGCGCTGCTGACGTACATGGAGGAGCGCACGGACGGCTTCCGCATCCTGGTCCGCGGCGACAGCACCGCCAGCACCGACGAGACGGCCACGTATTCGAGTCTCCTGAACGATGCGATCAGCCAGGTCGAGCACATCCTCGCCAACGACTTCGAACGACGCGGTTTCGATCCCACACTCGCCCCGCTCTACGCCCAGGCGCTCGTCGGGATGGTGTCGGTCACCGCGCAGTGGTGGCTCGATGTCCGCGAGCCGCCGAAGGAGGTCGTGGCCGCTCACCTGGTCAACCTGTGCTGGAACGGGCTGACGCGGCTCGACCCGGATCCCACCCTGGTCGGGCCTGACTACGTGGAATCGCTGAAGCGGACGAGGGTCGACGACGCCTGA
- a CDS encoding cation:proton antiporter family protein, whose product METVGIYLVVIFGCGFLARAARLPTLVGYLAAGFILHAPGIDELPIVDRMAELGVTILLFTIGLKLDVRMLLRREVVVTTGVNLLVIVGLTTGFLGILGAVGVPMLAGEGWETLALLGFALSFSSTVFVVQVLDERSESHSLYGRIAIGVLVLQDIVAVVYLTAMQGEPPSPWALALVLLIPGAWIVRRLWNTLGHGELQTLFGIVMALVPGYWLFESVGVKGDFGAMVVGVLLASHPRAGELSRTLFGLRELLLVGFFVSIGLHVTPTTETVLLGLLLMVLLPFEGAVYTLVLALFGLRRRTSILTGLALANFSEFGLIVIATGVGAGIIGEDWLVVTSVAVAGSFVFSSLLNRRGSGLVNRLSAFVPTTAAARRHPDDAPIVLAPARVLVLGMGRVGHSVYERLVDEYGLPVIGVENDPLKASELAGRGVRVLDADATETDFWDRAVGVHELELLVLAMPFHGSNLVALERIEELGVTGTIAVVAQYDDERDELLLRGADVAFHIYEGTGVGLADAAAEAAGLER is encoded by the coding sequence ATGGAGACCGTCGGGATCTACCTGGTCGTCATCTTCGGATGCGGATTCCTCGCGCGCGCGGCACGTCTCCCGACGCTGGTCGGCTACCTCGCCGCCGGATTCATCTTGCACGCACCGGGAATCGACGAACTGCCGATCGTCGACAGGATGGCGGAACTGGGCGTCACCATCTTGCTGTTCACGATCGGACTCAAGCTCGACGTACGGATGCTGCTCCGGCGGGAGGTGGTCGTCACCACCGGGGTTAACCTCCTCGTCATCGTCGGTCTGACGACGGGCTTCCTCGGCATCCTGGGTGCGGTCGGGGTGCCGATGCTCGCCGGCGAGGGCTGGGAGACGCTCGCGCTGTTGGGGTTTGCGCTGTCCTTCTCGAGTACGGTGTTCGTCGTCCAGGTGCTCGACGAGCGCTCGGAGTCGCATTCCCTCTACGGCCGGATCGCCATCGGTGTCCTGGTCCTCCAGGACATCGTCGCCGTCGTCTATCTGACCGCGATGCAGGGCGAACCGCCCAGCCCCTGGGCGCTGGCCCTCGTGCTGCTGATACCCGGCGCGTGGATCGTCCGCAGGTTGTGGAACACCCTCGGCCACGGCGAGTTGCAGACCCTGTTCGGGATCGTGATGGCCCTCGTGCCCGGTTACTGGCTCTTCGAATCAGTCGGGGTGAAGGGCGATTTCGGTGCGATGGTCGTCGGTGTCCTGCTGGCGTCGCATCCTCGCGCGGGTGAGTTGTCGCGCACGTTGTTCGGGCTCCGCGAACTGCTCCTGGTCGGCTTCTTCGTGTCGATCGGGCTGCACGTCACCCCCACGACCGAAACGGTTCTGCTCGGCCTGCTCCTGATGGTCCTCCTGCCGTTCGAGGGTGCGGTGTACACACTCGTCCTCGCCCTGTTCGGCCTGCGTCGCCGGACGTCGATCCTGACCGGACTCGCGTTGGCCAACTTCTCGGAGTTCGGGCTGATAGTGATCGCGACCGGGGTGGGAGCGGGGATCATCGGCGAGGACTGGCTGGTCGTGACGTCGGTGGCGGTGGCGGGGAGCTTCGTGTTCTCCTCCCTGCTCAATCGCCGCGGCTCCGGCCTGGTGAACCGGTTGTCGGCGTTCGTCCCGACCACGGCCGCGGCCCGGCGACACCCCGACGACGCGCCGATCGTGCTGGCGCCGGCGCGGGTGCTCGTCCTCGGCATGGGCCGCGTCGGGCACTCGGTGTACGAGCGGCTCGTCGACGAGTACGGCCTTCCGGTGATCGGTGTGGAGAACGATCCGCTGAAGGCGAGCGAACTCGCCGGACGCGGCGTCCGGGTGCTCGACGCCGACGCCACCGAGACCGACTTCTGGGACCGTGCGGTGGGCGTCCACGAGCTCGAACTGCTTGTCCTGGCGATGCCCTTCCACGGCTCGAATCTGGTGGCGCTGGAACGGATCGAGGAACTCGGCGTCACCGGGACGATCGCCGTCGTCGCGCAATACGACGACGAACGCGACGAACTGCTCCTGCGCGGCGCCGACGTGGCGTTCCACATCTACGAGGGCACCGGCGTCGGGCTCGCCGACGCGGCGGCCGAGGCCGCGGGTCTGGAACGGTGA
- a CDS encoding GNAT family N-acetyltransferase yields MSERAAEAPTTPIRVTDATIDDCGAVAEIYAHYVQNTVATFDYLVPSVSQWHAKHAAITAAGRPFVVARGVDDGVERVVGYAYLGTFRTMPAYDLSTEDSIYVRPGQGGRGIGTALMAALLDRANPDNVRQIVAVIAATGGEGSIALHRRFGFTEVGRLRAIGHKAEQWIDCVYMQKDLWQRDDTTGADG; encoded by the coding sequence ATGAGCGAGCGCGCAGCCGAGGCACCCACGACCCCGATCCGGGTGACCGACGCGACGATCGACGACTGCGGGGCAGTCGCGGAGATCTACGCCCACTACGTCCAGAACACCGTCGCGACCTTCGACTATCTGGTCCCGTCGGTGTCCCAGTGGCATGCCAAGCACGCCGCGATCACGGCCGCGGGGCGGCCCTTCGTGGTGGCCCGCGGCGTCGACGACGGTGTCGAGCGAGTGGTCGGTTACGCCTACCTCGGGACGTTCCGGACGATGCCCGCCTACGACCTGTCGACCGAGGACTCGATCTACGTGCGGCCCGGTCAGGGCGGACGCGGGATCGGCACAGCCCTCATGGCGGCGCTGCTCGATCGCGCGAATCCGGACAACGTCCGCCAGATCGTCGCGGTGATCGCCGCGACGGGTGGCGAGGGATCCATCGCTCTGCACCGGCGGTTCGGATTCACCGAAGTCGGCCGTCTGCGGGCCATCGGTCACAAGGCCGAGCAGTGGATCGACTGTGTCTACATGCAGAAGGACCTGTGGCAGCGCGACGACACCACCGGCGCCGACGGCTGA
- the mfd gene encoding transcription-repair coupling factor, translating into MSTQSALSGLAALACADKSFREVHAHRNEGRLDITAPDAARPFLVSCLVAGAEAPLLVVSANGREADDLTAELAELLDDADAVAQFPSWETLPHERLSPSADTVGQRLAVLHRLANPGDTPLRVVVTTVRSLVQPMAPGLGDVATVTLREGIEVDFDALLSQLVEMAYERVDMVGRRGEFAVRGGILDVFPTTADHPVRVEFWGDEITEMRAFSVADQRSQPEVETREVRIHPGRELLLTEKVRTRAADLAASNAGDPTLTEMLGKLTEGIPVEGMEALIPALVDGGMQLLTEVVPDGTRVLILDPEKVRTRASDLSKTGAEFLEASWTAAAMGAGAPIDGRSSASLGIDLQASAYRPLDEVRKATLDAGRPWWTLSPLATGSGDELELDLAPGPAPRGDEQEIAATFAQLRAHVSDGKTAAIVVAGKGTAQRVGERLSDAEVPHVIVDPGHRPQPGEVTVFCAPLRAGIVCPDAGLVVVAEADLTGTRVANVRDGRRLPAKRRNQVDPLALAAGDLVVHDQHGIGKFVEMIERTVSGARREYLVLEYASSKRGQPADRLYVPMDALDQLSRYVGGEQPSLSKLGGSDWQNTKRKARKAVREIAGELVQLYAARHAAPGHAFGPDTPWQQEMEDAFDFTETVDQLTVIAEVKADMERAVPMDRVVVGDVGYGKTEIAVRAAFKAVQDGKQVAVLVPTTILAQQHLQTFTERMSGFPVRVRGLSRFTDAKESREITQAMSKGEVDVVIGTHRLLQTGIVWKDLGLVIVDEEQRFGVEHKEHIKSLRTHVDVLTMSATPIPRTLEMSMAGIREMSTILTPPEERHPVLTYVGAYAPKQVAAAIRRELLRDGQVFYVHNRVSTIDKTARDIAAMVPEARVVVAHGQMGEDQLERTVAGFWNREYDVLVCTTIIETGLDISNANTLIVDRAENLGLSQLHQLRGRVGRSRERGYAYLLYSPDRPLTETAYDRLATIAQNNELGAGMAVALKDLELRGAGNVLGAEQSGHVAGVGFDLYVRLVGEAVEAYRAAADGKPVESRETGEVRIDLPVDAHIPVEYVDSDRLRLEAYRKLASATDDAAVDSVLVELNDRYGPPPVETTRLASIARLRLRCRERGIAEIGLAGQGVKISPLSLLDSEQVRLRRLYSSATYRATTSVVNLPIPRTGGVGSARLRDDELIEYLTTFLTQLRPEPVA; encoded by the coding sequence GTGTCGACGCAGTCTGCTCTGTCCGGTCTGGCCGCGCTCGCGTGTGCGGACAAGTCCTTCCGCGAGGTGCACGCGCACCGGAACGAGGGTCGGCTGGACATCACCGCGCCCGACGCGGCGCGACCCTTCCTCGTGTCGTGCCTGGTCGCCGGTGCCGAGGCCCCGCTCCTCGTCGTGTCGGCCAACGGCCGGGAGGCCGACGATCTGACCGCCGAACTCGCCGAGCTCCTCGACGACGCCGACGCCGTCGCGCAGTTCCCGTCGTGGGAGACCCTGCCGCATGAGCGGTTGTCCCCGAGCGCGGATACCGTGGGCCAGCGGCTCGCGGTGTTGCATCGCCTCGCCAACCCGGGTGACACCCCGTTGCGGGTCGTCGTGACGACCGTTCGCTCTCTGGTCCAGCCGATGGCCCCCGGGCTCGGCGACGTCGCGACGGTGACCTTGCGCGAGGGCATCGAGGTCGACTTCGACGCGCTGCTGTCCCAGCTCGTCGAGATGGCCTACGAGCGCGTCGACATGGTCGGGCGCCGCGGCGAATTCGCGGTGCGCGGCGGCATTCTCGACGTGTTCCCGACCACCGCCGACCATCCGGTGCGCGTGGAGTTCTGGGGCGACGAGATCACCGAGATGCGCGCGTTCTCGGTCGCCGACCAACGTTCCCAGCCCGAGGTCGAGACCCGCGAGGTGCGGATTCACCCGGGCCGTGAGCTGCTCCTGACCGAGAAGGTCCGTACGCGCGCAGCCGATCTGGCGGCGAGCAACGCCGGCGACCCGACCCTCACCGAGATGCTCGGCAAACTCACCGAGGGCATTCCGGTCGAGGGGATGGAGGCGCTGATCCCCGCGCTCGTCGACGGTGGCATGCAATTGCTGACCGAGGTGGTCCCGGACGGCACACGGGTGCTCATCCTCGACCCGGAGAAGGTGCGGACCCGGGCGTCGGATTTGTCGAAGACGGGTGCGGAGTTCCTCGAGGCGTCGTGGACCGCGGCCGCCATGGGTGCGGGCGCACCGATCGACGGCCGGTCCTCGGCGAGCCTCGGCATCGATCTGCAGGCCAGCGCGTACCGCCCGCTCGACGAGGTCCGGAAGGCGACGCTCGACGCCGGCCGTCCCTGGTGGACGCTGAGTCCGCTCGCGACCGGCAGCGGTGACGAACTCGAACTCGATCTCGCGCCCGGTCCCGCGCCGCGCGGTGACGAGCAGGAGATCGCGGCGACGTTCGCGCAGTTGCGCGCACACGTGTCCGACGGCAAGACCGCGGCGATCGTGGTGGCGGGCAAGGGCACTGCCCAGCGTGTCGGCGAGCGGTTGTCCGACGCCGAGGTGCCGCATGTGATCGTCGACCCCGGGCATCGTCCGCAGCCCGGTGAGGTCACCGTGTTCTGCGCGCCGCTGCGCGCCGGGATCGTCTGTCCCGATGCGGGACTCGTGGTGGTGGCCGAGGCCGACCTCACCGGTACGCGGGTCGCCAACGTCCGGGACGGTCGACGCCTCCCGGCCAAGCGGCGCAACCAGGTCGATCCGCTCGCCCTGGCCGCGGGTGACCTCGTGGTGCACGACCAGCACGGCATCGGCAAGTTCGTCGAGATGATCGAGCGGACCGTCTCCGGTGCCCGGCGCGAGTACCTGGTGCTGGAGTACGCCTCGAGCAAGCGCGGTCAGCCGGCCGATCGGCTGTATGTCCCGATGGACGCACTCGACCAGCTCTCCCGCTATGTCGGCGGCGAACAGCCGTCGCTGTCGAAGCTCGGCGGGTCGGACTGGCAGAACACGAAGCGCAAGGCGCGCAAGGCCGTTCGTGAGATCGCCGGCGAACTCGTCCAGCTCTACGCCGCCCGCCACGCCGCGCCCGGACATGCGTTCGGTCCCGACACGCCGTGGCAGCAGGAGATGGAAGACGCCTTCGACTTCACCGAGACCGTTGATCAGCTCACGGTCATCGCCGAGGTCAAGGCCGACATGGAGCGCGCGGTCCCGATGGACCGCGTCGTGGTCGGCGACGTCGGCTACGGCAAGACCGAGATCGCGGTCCGCGCCGCCTTCAAGGCCGTGCAGGACGGCAAGCAGGTCGCCGTCCTCGTTCCGACGACCATTCTGGCGCAACAACATCTGCAGACCTTCACCGAGCGGATGAGCGGGTTCCCGGTGCGGGTGCGCGGACTGTCGCGGTTCACCGACGCCAAGGAGTCCCGCGAGATCACCCAGGCGATGTCGAAGGGCGAGGTGGATGTGGTCATCGGTACCCACCGCCTCCTGCAGACCGGGATCGTCTGGAAGGACCTCGGACTCGTCATCGTCGACGAGGAGCAGCGCTTCGGTGTGGAGCACAAGGAGCACATCAAGTCGCTGCGTACCCACGTCGACGTGCTGACGATGTCGGCGACCCCGATCCCGCGCACGCTCGAGATGTCGATGGCCGGCATCCGGGAGATGTCGACCATCCTCACCCCGCCCGAGGAGCGGCATCCGGTCCTCACCTACGTCGGCGCCTACGCGCCGAAACAGGTCGCCGCTGCGATCCGCCGCGAACTGCTGCGCGACGGCCAGGTGTTCTACGTGCACAACCGCGTCTCCACCATCGACAAGACGGCCAGGGACATCGCCGCGATGGTTCCGGAAGCGAGAGTCGTTGTCGCACACGGGCAGATGGGTGAGGACCAGCTCGAACGCACGGTGGCGGGATTCTGGAACCGCGAGTACGACGTGCTGGTCTGTACGACGATCATCGAGACGGGCCTGGACATCTCGAACGCCAACACCCTGATCGTCGACCGGGCCGAGAACCTCGGACTCTCTCAGCTGCACCAATTGCGCGGTCGCGTCGGTCGTAGTCGCGAACGCGGTTACGCCTACCTGCTCTACAGCCCCGACCGGCCGCTGACGGAGACCGCGTACGACCGGCTCGCGACGATCGCGCAGAACAACGAGTTGGGCGCGGGCATGGCGGTGGCACTGAAGGATCTCGAATTGCGCGGCGCCGGAAACGTGCTGGGCGCCGAGCAGTCCGGGCACGTGGCCGGTGTCGGCTTCGATCTCTACGTCCGCCTGGTCGGCGAGGCGGTGGAGGCTTATCGCGCTGCCGCAGACGGGAAGCCGGTCGAATCCCGTGAGACGGGTGAGGTTCGCATCGATCTTCCCGTCGATGCGCACATCCCGGTCGAGTACGTGGACTCCGACCGCCTGCGTCTCGAGGCGTACCGCAAACTCGCGTCGGCAACCGACGACGCCGCAGTCGATTCGGTCCTCGTCGAACTCAACGACCGGTATGGTCCGCCGCCGGTCGAGACCACGCGCCTCGCGTCGATCGCCCGGCTGCGGTTGCGGTGCCGGGAGCGGGGGATCGCCGAGATCGGTCTCGCCGGTCAGGGCGTCAAGATCTCGCCGCTCTCGCTCCTCGACAGCGAGCAGGTGCGCCTGCGTCGTCTCTACTCGTCGGCCACGTACCGCGCGACGACATCCGTGGTCAACCTGCCGATCCCGCGCACCGGTGGCGTCGGGTCGGCGCGTCTGCGCGACGACGAACTGATCGAGTACCTGACGACGTTCCTCACGCAGCTCCGGCCGGAGCCGGTCGCGTGA
- a CDS encoding MazG family protein, whose translation MTVVLLDPARPDLIPIRARKSLAGPVRVTEDVPAAMLWEFDHVEPVFDDSPDESESVLVSTDPDHPLVRSRIARGEEIIAAQTVAGMALLESVALMDTLRRNGPWESTQTHHSLRRYLLEEVYELLDAIEAGDPVELREELGDLLLQVLFHARIAADDPDAPFDIDDVARSFTAKVSGRTPGVLSGAHSDLETQIREWEERKAAEKRRGSVLDGVATTQPALALLQKVLERLTAAHYPVDTIPAETLTVTVTAGDDSVEAQARDRALALMSDVRAAEKRAAERGMTLDSPEAWAAVLDENPA comes from the coding sequence GTGACGGTGGTGCTGCTGGACCCGGCACGGCCAGACCTGATCCCCATCCGGGCGCGTAAGAGTCTCGCCGGACCGGTGCGGGTCACCGAGGACGTGCCCGCGGCGATGCTGTGGGAGTTCGACCATGTCGAGCCGGTCTTCGACGACTCGCCGGACGAATCGGAGTCGGTACTCGTCAGCACCGACCCCGACCATCCACTGGTGCGGTCCCGGATCGCTCGTGGTGAGGAGATCATCGCCGCGCAGACGGTCGCCGGCATGGCACTGCTCGAGTCCGTGGCGCTGATGGACACCCTGAGGCGGAACGGGCCATGGGAGAGCACACAGACGCACCACTCGCTGCGCCGCTACCTGCTCGAAGAGGTCTACGAACTCCTCGACGCCATCGAAGCCGGCGATCCCGTCGAGCTCCGCGAAGAACTCGGAGACCTGTTGCTGCAGGTGCTGTTCCACGCGCGGATCGCCGCCGACGACCCCGACGCCCCGTTCGACATCGACGACGTCGCCCGCAGTTTCACCGCCAAGGTCTCGGGCCGCACCCCCGGCGTGCTGTCCGGGGCGCACTCGGATCTCGAGACGCAGATCCGGGAGTGGGAAGAACGCAAGGCCGCCGAGAAGCGGCGCGGATCGGTGCTCGACGGGGTGGCGACCACCCAACCCGCGCTCGCGCTGCTGCAGAAGGTGCTCGAACGTCTCACCGCGGCGCACTATCCCGTCGACACCATCCCGGCGGAGACCCTCACCGTGACGGTGACCGCAGGCGACGACAGCGTCGAGGCCCAGGCGCGAGATCGCGCGCTCGCGTTGATGTCCGACGTACGGGCAGCCGAGAAGCGCGCAGCCGAGCGGGGCATGACTCTCGACTCGCCGGAGGCGTGGGCGGCCGTGCTCGACGAGAACCCGGCCTGA
- a CDS encoding amidohydrolase family protein, protein MDAHLPGAADPTAAPAFRDVTVYTAGRWQPHCDIHVTEGVVTSIESTTRGAGGTGGFVIPGFVNTHTHLQQTLMRGVAECTPLLEWLLAVGEESVAITPERAYLAAVSGCLELLRSGTTTVVEHMWPHPSGEVHDAVVRALRDTGIRAILGRGVADRADPTRKWGFEPRLMQPLGDVLEHVDHLRNEVAGSRISMALAVPNPRSVTEAGMGTIREFAGDRGLPVSIHLLETLTDEQMCLQHTGFGAVDHLDQNGFLWDRVLAVHCVELDDAGRRTLAARGVAVSHNPLSNMRLGSGVAPIPAMLERGLAVGLGVDGAASNDTQDMLATLRIAAYLQRAVHRRADLLGYAEMLDIACGGANSALGLPPVAGGVTVGAPADLTLLRFDRDYATLPVRDPGASLLTTGSRSIVDTVMVRGEILVEDGRNTRIDEAGFTEQLAALAI, encoded by the coding sequence ATGGACGCACACCTCCCCGGGGCCGCCGATCCGACGGCGGCCCCGGCCTTCCGCGACGTCACCGTGTACACCGCGGGTCGATGGCAACCCCATTGCGACATCCACGTCACCGAGGGGGTCGTCACCTCGATCGAGTCGACCACCCGGGGAGCCGGGGGCACCGGCGGATTCGTGATTCCCGGCTTCGTCAACACCCACACCCACCTCCAACAGACCCTCATGCGTGGCGTCGCCGAATGCACGCCCCTGCTCGAATGGTTGCTTGCGGTCGGCGAGGAATCGGTCGCGATCACCCCCGAACGCGCGTACCTGGCTGCCGTGTCGGGGTGCCTCGAACTGTTGCGGTCGGGCACGACGACCGTCGTCGAACACATGTGGCCCCACCCCTCGGGCGAGGTCCACGACGCCGTCGTTCGAGCACTGCGCGACACCGGAATCCGCGCGATCCTCGGCCGCGGAGTCGCGGACCGGGCCGATCCGACTCGCAAGTGGGGATTCGAGCCGCGGCTGATGCAACCGCTCGGCGACGTTCTCGAGCACGTCGACCACCTCCGCAACGAGGTCGCCGGGTCCCGGATCTCGATGGCCCTGGCGGTACCCAATCCACGCTCGGTCACCGAGGCCGGGATGGGGACGATCCGCGAATTCGCCGGAGACCGCGGCCTGCCGGTGTCCATCCATCTTCTCGAGACACTCACCGACGAGCAGATGTGTCTGCAGCACACCGGATTCGGAGCCGTCGATCACCTCGACCAGAACGGCTTCCTGTGGGATCGGGTCCTCGCCGTCCACTGCGTCGAGCTCGACGACGCCGGCCGGCGGACCCTCGCGGCCCGAGGCGTGGCGGTGTCGCACAACCCGTTGTCGAACATGCGGCTGGGAAGCGGGGTGGCCCCGATACCGGCGATGCTGGAGCGCGGACTGGCCGTCGGGCTGGGTGTCGACGGCGCCGCGAGCAACGACACCCAGGACATGCTCGCGACCCTGCGTATCGCCGCCTACCTCCAGCGGGCCGTCCATCGGCGCGCCGACCTCCTCGGGTACGCCGAGATGCTCGACATCGCCTGCGGCGGTGCGAACTCCGCACTCGGCCTGCCGCCGGTTGCCGGTGGCGTGACGGTCGGGGCCCCCGCGGACCTCACGCTGCTGCGCTTCGACCGCGATTACGCCACACTGCCCGTCCGGGATCCCGGCGCATCGCTGCTCACCACCGGCTCGCGGTCCATCGTCGACACGGTGATGGTCCGCGGCGAGATCCTCGTCGAGGACGGACGCAACACCCGGATCGACGAGGCCGGGTTCACCGAGCAGCTGGCCGCGCTCGCCATCTGA
- a CDS encoding isopenicillin N synthase family dioxygenase: MTETTPLHSPADMAELDRERRMGGLGTETTAREIRRISLADLDNRRDEIADQLWSAATDIGFFQVVDHGIDLAAVDHAFDMSARFFALPREVKEQYPLKKGQNAGWEYRTQVRPSIGTPDQKESYQFTRPRMEGLWPSEDELAGFRATIEEFEHRCWSLAMTLLSFFAERLGLDHDFFTRAHDPSADTYQSTLRLLHYYAFPDELIDSENSWRAGAHTDFDALTLLFQRSGQGGLQVLPGAEADGQAWTSVEPSDDAITCNIGDMLMRWSDDRLPSNFHRVRAPRRGEYTGPRYTLAYFAQANSDVLIESAGGTYPPITAADYLAQRIAANFAK, from the coding sequence ATGACCGAGACCACCCCACTGCACTCACCGGCCGACATGGCCGAGCTCGACCGCGAACGCCGGATGGGCGGGCTGGGCACCGAGACCACCGCCCGCGAGATCCGCCGGATCAGCCTTGCCGACCTCGACAACCGCCGCGACGAGATCGCCGATCAACTCTGGTCGGCTGCAACCGACATCGGCTTTTTCCAGGTCGTCGACCACGGCATCGACCTGGCCGCGGTGGACCACGCGTTCGACATGTCCGCGCGGTTCTTCGCACTCCCCCGTGAGGTGAAGGAGCAGTACCCGCTCAAGAAGGGTCAGAACGCCGGCTGGGAGTACCGCACCCAGGTCCGCCCGTCGATCGGAACCCCGGACCAGAAGGAGTCCTACCAGTTCACCCGCCCGCGCATGGAGGGTCTGTGGCCGAGTGAGGACGAGCTGGCCGGATTCCGCGCCACCATCGAGGAGTTCGAGCACCGGTGCTGGTCGCTGGCCATGACCCTGCTCAGCTTCTTCGCCGAGCGCCTCGGACTTGACCACGACTTCTTCACCCGGGCGCACGACCCGTCGGCGGACACCTATCAGAGCACGCTGCGGCTACTGCACTACTATGCCTTCCCGGACGAGTTGATCGATTCCGAGAACAGCTGGCGCGCAGGCGCACACACCGATTTCGACGCCCTGACCCTACTCTTCCAGCGGTCCGGCCAGGGCGGCCTCCAGGTGCTTCCCGGAGCGGAGGCCGACGGCCAGGCCTGGACGTCGGTCGAGCCATCCGACGACGCCATCACCTGCAACATCGGCGACATGCTCATGCGCTGGTCCGACGACCGGTTGCCGTCGAACTTCCACCGGGTCCGGGCCCCACGACGAGGCGAGTACACCGGTCCGCGCTACACGCTCGCGTACTTCGCACAGGCGAACTCCGACGTGCTGATCGAGAGCGCCGGCGGCACCTACCCGCCGATCACCGCTGCCGACTATCTCGCCCAGCGCATCGCCGCGAACTTCGCGAAGTGA